In Halogeometricum sp. S1BR25-6, a single genomic region encodes these proteins:
- a CDS encoding extracellular solute-binding protein, whose product MTERRYNRRRVLAGLGAAGLSGLAGCGGFTGDESEQTGTGTDGTANGTAGGTGDSFGEFRGSGPLAEGRGDVGGTPIADLPDLSGELTIYLGGGEGGLYRDLLARFERIYDDFSYNARESGTSDAANTLINEGSASPADVFWSVDAGSLAAVANRGLTAELPSDVVDPVPEEFHPENLWVGVAGRARAVPYNTSALSEGDVPDSVMQFPESEALAGAMGWAPTYGAFQAFVTAMRLIEGPDATRQWLRGMLEAGVTEYNNEFLVSNAVADGELNAGFANHYYALRVQAARPNAPLDLAFTSGDAGALINAAGAEVLSASGNQELAFTFVRHLLSSEAQEFFATRTYAYPMVPDVPPVGGLPTIDELNPPSIDLSRLSEIQPTLTLMRDVGVL is encoded by the coding sequence ATGACTGAGCGACGTTACAACCGCCGCCGCGTCCTCGCGGGACTCGGCGCCGCGGGTCTCTCGGGTCTCGCCGGGTGCGGCGGGTTCACCGGGGACGAGAGCGAGCAGACCGGCACCGGCACCGACGGCACCGCGAACGGAACCGCCGGGGGGACCGGAGACTCCTTCGGCGAGTTCCGCGGCTCCGGTCCCCTCGCGGAGGGCCGCGGCGACGTCGGCGGCACGCCCATCGCCGACCTGCCGGACCTCAGCGGCGAGTTGACCATCTACCTCGGCGGCGGCGAGGGCGGCCTCTACCGCGACCTCTTGGCCCGGTTCGAGCGGATATACGACGACTTCAGTTACAACGCGCGCGAGTCCGGAACGTCCGACGCGGCGAACACGCTCATCAACGAGGGGTCGGCGTCGCCTGCCGACGTGTTCTGGTCGGTCGACGCCGGGTCGCTGGCGGCCGTCGCCAACCGCGGACTCACCGCGGAACTCCCCTCCGACGTCGTCGACCCGGTGCCCGAGGAGTTCCACCCCGAGAATCTGTGGGTCGGCGTCGCCGGGCGCGCCCGCGCCGTCCCGTACAACACCTCGGCGCTGTCCGAGGGAGACGTGCCCGACAGCGTGATGCAGTTCCCCGAATCCGAGGCGCTCGCGGGGGCGATGGGGTGGGCGCCGACGTACGGCGCCTTCCAGGCGTTCGTCACGGCGATGCGCCTCATCGAGGGTCCCGACGCCACGCGCCAGTGGCTTCGGGGGATGCTGGAGGCGGGCGTCACCGAGTACAACAACGAGTTCCTCGTCTCCAACGCCGTCGCCGACGGCGAACTCAACGCCGGGTTCGCGAACCACTACTACGCCCTTCGGGTGCAGGCCGCGCGTCCGAACGCACCTCTCGACCTGGCGTTCACCAGCGGCGACGCCGGCGCACTCATCAACGCCGCCGGCGCGGAGGTGCTCTCGGCCAGCGGGAACCAGGAACTCGCGTTCACGTTCGTCCGCCACCTGCTGTCGTCGGAGGCCCAGGAGTTCTTCGCCACGCGGACGTACGCCTACCCGATGGTTCCGGACGTCCCGCCCGTCGGTGGTCTCCCCACCATCGACGAACTGAACCCTCCGAGCATCGACCTCAGCCGTCTTTCGGAGATTCAGCCGACGCTGACGCTGATGCGGGACGTGGGAGTGCTCTGA
- a CDS encoding alpha-1 4-glucan-protein synthase, with protein sequence MSARQDICVVVPTIREYECVREYVANAREHGFDTDRLFFVLVTEDFCDADAMRAMLAEEGVDGAVFDGSAREAWFESRGIVEYDHLVPAASHAQTSFGLLYLWAHDRFEYGVFIDDDTLPHAEEDFFGTHMANLAHEGEVESVRSDESWVNVLYQSDTDLYPRGYPYAAMDEDVETDVENVDSVVASQGLWTNVPDLDAVRILMDGDLQGQAETRTEAADFERDFVAAEGQYLTVCSMNLAFRREVVPAFYQLPMDDNEWSVGRFDDIWSGLFLKRAADVLGKRVYNGGPLCEHNKAPRSTFDDLANEVAGLELNEHVWRVVDDVGDDANSFEEAFAAMAEALAEGDFSEWNNGAFLNHCGEYMRDWLDCLAALEPRPVDAEEGAVVADD encoded by the coding sequence ATGAGTGCACGGCAGGATATCTGCGTCGTCGTTCCGACGATTCGGGAGTACGAGTGCGTCCGCGAGTACGTCGCTAACGCTCGCGAGCACGGTTTCGACACCGACCGACTGTTCTTCGTTCTGGTGACGGAGGACTTCTGCGACGCCGACGCCATGCGCGCGATGCTGGCCGAAGAAGGGGTCGACGGCGCCGTCTTCGACGGGAGCGCCCGCGAGGCGTGGTTCGAGTCGCGCGGCATCGTCGAGTACGACCACCTGGTCCCCGCCGCGAGTCACGCGCAGACGTCGTTCGGACTGCTGTACCTCTGGGCGCACGACCGCTTCGAGTACGGCGTGTTCATCGACGACGATACGCTGCCGCACGCCGAGGAGGACTTCTTCGGCACCCACATGGCGAACCTCGCCCACGAGGGCGAGGTGGAATCGGTCCGCTCGGACGAGTCGTGGGTCAACGTCCTCTACCAGAGCGACACCGACCTCTACCCGCGCGGCTACCCCTACGCCGCGATGGATGAGGACGTCGAGACCGACGTGGAGAACGTCGACTCCGTCGTCGCCTCCCAGGGACTCTGGACGAACGTCCCCGACCTCGACGCCGTCCGCATCCTGATGGACGGCGACCTGCAGGGACAGGCCGAGACGCGGACCGAAGCGGCCGACTTCGAACGCGACTTCGTCGCCGCCGAGGGGCAGTATCTCACCGTCTGCTCGATGAACCTCGCGTTCCGCCGGGAGGTCGTCCCGGCGTTCTACCAACTGCCGATGGACGACAACGAGTGGTCGGTCGGCCGCTTCGACGACATCTGGTCGGGACTGTTCCTCAAGCGCGCCGCCGACGTGCTCGGAAAGCGCGTCTACAACGGCGGTCCGCTCTGCGAGCACAACAAGGCCCCCCGCTCCACGTTCGACGACCTGGCGAACGAAGTCGCCGGCCTCGAACTGAACGAACACGTCTGGCGCGTCGTCGACGACGTCGGCGACGACGCCAACTCCTTCGAGGAGGCCTTCGCCGCGATGGCCGAGGCCCTCGCGGAGGGGGACTTCTCCGAGTGGAACAACGGCGCGTTCCTGAACCACTGCGGGGAGTACATGCGCGATTGGCTCGACTGCCTGGCGGCGCTGGAACCGCGTCCGGTCGACGCCGAGGAAGGGGCGGTGGTCGCCGATGACTGA
- a CDS encoding GMC family oxidoreductase translates to MSDGAQRDDPATASVDRTPSPRADVCVVGAGPAGALVAAELSAAGYDVVVLDAGPRFNPDERPDRMERHLRPGDERPIWGMGGERDAYSSSGERSYPLNAARVKGVGGSTLHWQGMVMRLHEQDFELDSTVGMGADWPLDYEDLRPYYAAAERELQVSGASDNPFAPPRERPHPLPAFPPSYSDSLFAEACETLEIATHSVPNARNSEPVDGQSACVGYGTCKPVCPSGAKYEATRHVERAEADGARVLDRVPVQRLEHDAAGDRVTAAVYAAPDGEEYRQKAREFVVAAGGVETPRLLLLSASETYPDGLANSSGAVGRYFMDHLFAGVGGTLPEPTRQKHVGFNTTESHQFYDRPDDSRTAIKLEFLNYAGPAPADVALGADVFGDELLERVRGAYGNRVAMGALVEQLPRAENRIRLDPSRTDDHGNPVPDVVWSLDDRTRRTLERATEIQRAVLTEMGADVEWTVGPENTGPAYHHMGTTRMGTDPGTSVVNPRLRTHDLSNLTLAGSSVFVTGGAMNPTLTIAALALKAADHISERL, encoded by the coding sequence GTGAGCGACGGAGCCCAACGCGACGACCCGGCGACGGCGTCCGTCGACCGCACGCCCTCCCCTCGCGCGGACGTCTGCGTCGTCGGCGCGGGGCCGGCGGGCGCCCTGGTCGCCGCCGAACTGTCCGCCGCGGGGTACGACGTGGTGGTGCTCGACGCCGGACCCCGATTCAACCCGGACGAGCGACCCGACCGGATGGAGCGACATCTCCGGCCCGGAGACGAGCGACCGATATGGGGAATGGGCGGCGAGCGAGACGCCTACTCGTCGTCTGGAGAGCGCTCCTATCCGCTGAACGCCGCGCGGGTGAAGGGCGTCGGCGGGAGCACCCTCCACTGGCAGGGGATGGTGATGCGCCTGCACGAACAGGACTTCGAACTCGACTCTACCGTGGGAATGGGCGCCGACTGGCCCCTCGACTACGAGGACCTGCGCCCCTACTACGCCGCCGCCGAACGGGAGTTACAGGTTTCGGGCGCCTCCGACAACCCCTTCGCGCCGCCGCGGGAGCGCCCCCACCCGCTCCCGGCGTTTCCCCCCTCGTACAGCGACTCGCTGTTCGCCGAAGCGTGCGAGACGCTCGAAATCGCCACCCACTCGGTGCCGAACGCGCGCAACTCCGAACCCGTCGACGGACAGAGCGCCTGCGTCGGGTACGGCACCTGCAAACCGGTGTGCCCCTCCGGGGCGAAGTACGAGGCGACCCGACACGTCGAACGCGCGGAGGCGGACGGCGCGCGGGTGCTCGACCGGGTGCCTGTCCAGCGCCTCGAACACGACGCCGCGGGCGACCGGGTGACTGCGGCGGTGTACGCCGCGCCCGACGGCGAGGAGTACAGACAGAAAGCTCGGGAGTTCGTCGTCGCCGCCGGCGGGGTGGAGACGCCGCGCCTCCTCCTACTCTCGGCGAGCGAGACGTACCCCGACGGCCTCGCGAACTCCTCGGGGGCCGTGGGGCGGTACTTCATGGACCACCTGTTCGCGGGCGTCGGCGGGACGCTTCCGGAACCCACCCGGCAGAAGCACGTCGGGTTCAACACTACCGAGAGCCACCAGTTCTACGACCGGCCGGACGACTCGCGGACGGCCATCAAACTGGAGTTTCTCAACTACGCCGGCCCGGCGCCCGCGGACGTCGCCCTCGGCGCGGACGTCTTCGGCGACGAGTTGCTCGAACGGGTCCGCGGCGCCTACGGGAACAGAGTGGCGATGGGCGCTCTCGTCGAGCAACTCCCGCGCGCGGAGAACCGCATCCGACTGGACCCCTCGCGCACCGACGACCACGGCAACCCCGTCCCCGACGTCGTCTGGAGCCTCGACGACCGAACGCGCCGGACGCTCGAACGGGCCACCGAGATTCAGCGCGCCGTGCTGACCGAGATGGGCGCGGACGTCGAGTGGACCGTCGGCCCGGAGAACACCGGCCCCGCGTACCACCACATGGGCACGACGCGGATGGGAACGGACCCGGGGACGAGCGTCGTGAACCCCCGACTGCGGACGCACGACCTCTCAAACCTCACGCTCGCGGGGAGTTCCGTCTTCGTCACCGGCGGCGCGATGAACCCGACGCTCACCATCGCGGCGCTGGCGCTGAAGGCGGCCGACCACATCTCCGAACGCCTCTGA
- a CDS encoding gluconate 2-dehydrogenase subunit 3 family protein, whose protein sequence is MELTRRDALAALAAGGAGSLAGCAAPRASDDGTGEREGEAATVGDHEMETLVAVAEVVYPSTVDGVSEFVRTYTGGRVDGEDAYARGVAAAVESLDGYTEEFHGDRYAALPASTRREVLDYMSVDVVEPAPDGTAAQRVRYYVVNELLYAFYTSPTGAGLTGLENPPGHPGGTESYREGPNG, encoded by the coding sequence ATGGAGCTGACGCGTCGGGATGCTCTCGCGGCCCTCGCCGCCGGGGGTGCCGGGTCGCTCGCGGGGTGCGCGGCGCCGAGAGCCTCCGACGACGGCACCGGGGAGAGAGAAGGGGAGGCGGCGACGGTCGGCGACCACGAGATGGAGACGCTCGTCGCCGTCGCCGAGGTGGTCTATCCTTCGACTGTGGACGGCGTCTCGGAGTTCGTCCGCACGTACACGGGGGGACGCGTCGACGGCGAGGACGCCTACGCCCGCGGCGTCGCCGCCGCGGTCGAATCGCTCGACGGATACACCGAGGAGTTCCACGGCGACCGATACGCCGCCCTCCCGGCGTCGACGCGTCGCGAGGTGCTGGATTACATGAGCGTGGACGTCGTCGAACCCGCCCCCGACGGTACCGCGGCCCAGCGAGTGCGCTACTACGTCGTGAACGAACTGCTGTACGCGTTCTACACGTCGCCGACGGGCGCGGGACTGACCGGTCTGGAGAATCCCCCCGGCCACCCTGGCGGGACGGAGTCCTATCGGGAGGGTCCGAACGGGTGA
- a CDS encoding DUF5805 domain-containing protein: MTYIPAYQKDEWKRHAERLGMSQSEFVRTMVQAGRSDFEVPERDGESEEGGSEEETGESEFEERVLDALSAADHRSWDELLTALTDDIEDRLDETLQDLQATNRVQYSGRHGGYSLAPGAFGGDDGR, translated from the coding sequence ATGACGTACATCCCCGCATACCAGAAAGACGAGTGGAAGCGCCACGCCGAGCGACTCGGAATGAGCCAAAGCGAGTTCGTGCGGACGATGGTGCAGGCGGGTCGCAGCGACTTCGAGGTGCCCGAGAGGGACGGCGAGTCCGAAGAAGGAGGGTCCGAGGAGGAAACCGGGGAAAGCGAGTTCGAAGAGCGCGTCCTCGACGCCCTCTCGGCGGCCGACCACCGCTCGTGGGACGAACTGCTGACCGCCCTGACCGACGACATCGAGGACCGCCTGGACGAGACGCTGCAGGACCTCCAGGCGACGAACCGGGTGCAGTACAGCGGCCGGCACGGCGGCTACTCGCTCGCACCGGGTGCGTTCGGAGGCGACGATGGCCGTTGA